In Oryzihumus leptocrescens, the following are encoded in one genomic region:
- the carA gene encoding glutamine-hydrolyzing carbamoyl-phosphate synthase small subunit, whose translation MNPHPDLLEREPAILVLEDGRAFCGDAYGAVGETVGEAVFSTGMTGYQETLTDPSYHRQVVVMTAPHVGNTGVNDEDPESRRIWVAGYVVRDPAVRPSSWRSQRTLEDELAAQGVVGISGIDTRALTRHLRERGAMRVGVFSGAAAREPQEQLLERVRTAPQMSGAALAGEVTTTEPYVVPAVGEKRFTVAALDLGIKAMTPALMAQQGIEVHVLPATATFEQVTALSPDGVFFSNGPGDPASAEHEVTLLRQVLDARIPFFGICFGNQLLGRALGFGTYKLKYGHRGINQPVIDRSTGKVEVTAHNHGFAVDAPLDGAVTAPGNPAYGRVQVSHVCLNDDVVEGLECLDLPAYSVQYHPEAAAGPHDAGYLFDRFVSLMTANKEGRA comes from the coding sequence GTGAACCCCCATCCCGACCTGCTCGAGCGCGAGCCCGCGATCCTCGTCCTGGAGGACGGGCGCGCCTTCTGCGGCGACGCCTACGGCGCGGTGGGCGAGACCGTCGGCGAGGCGGTCTTCTCCACCGGCATGACCGGCTACCAGGAGACGCTCACCGACCCCAGCTACCACCGGCAGGTGGTCGTCATGACCGCCCCGCACGTCGGCAACACGGGCGTCAACGACGAGGACCCCGAGTCCCGGCGCATCTGGGTCGCCGGCTACGTGGTCCGCGACCCCGCGGTGCGCCCGTCGAGCTGGCGCTCGCAGCGCACCCTCGAGGACGAGCTCGCGGCGCAGGGCGTCGTCGGCATCAGCGGCATCGACACCCGGGCGCTGACCCGCCACCTGCGCGAGCGCGGCGCCATGCGGGTCGGGGTCTTCTCCGGCGCCGCCGCCCGCGAGCCGCAGGAGCAGCTGCTGGAGCGCGTCCGCACCGCCCCGCAGATGAGCGGCGCGGCGCTCGCCGGCGAGGTCACGACCACCGAGCCCTACGTCGTCCCGGCGGTGGGGGAGAAGCGGTTCACCGTCGCGGCCCTCGACCTCGGGATCAAGGCGATGACCCCGGCGCTCATGGCGCAGCAGGGGATCGAGGTGCACGTGCTGCCGGCCACGGCCACGTTCGAGCAGGTGACGGCGCTGTCCCCGGACGGCGTCTTCTTCTCCAACGGGCCCGGTGACCCCGCCAGCGCCGAGCACGAGGTGACCCTGCTGCGGCAGGTCCTCGACGCGCGGATCCCGTTCTTCGGCATCTGCTTCGGCAACCAGCTGCTCGGCCGGGCCCTCGGCTTCGGCACCTACAAGCTCAAGTACGGCCACCGCGGGATCAACCAGCCGGTCATCGACCGCTCCACCGGCAAGGTGGAGGTCACCGCCCACAACCACGGCTTCGCCGTGGACGCACCGCTGGACGGCGCGGTCACCGCCCCGGGCAACCCGGCATACGGGCGCGTGCAGGTCTCCCACGTCTGCCTCAACGACGACGTCGTCGAGGGCCTGGAGTGCCTGGACCTGCCGGCCTACTCGGTGCAGTACCACCCCGAGGCGGCGGCCGGCCCCCACGACGCCGGCTACCTGTTCGACCGCTTCGTGTCCCTGATGACTGCCAACAAGGAGGGCCGCGCCTGA
- a CDS encoding dihydroorotase, whose translation MSLLIKGADLAGAGAGDLLVRDGVIVEAGAVSVPADAEVIDADGLVALPGLVDLHTHLREPGREDAETIASGSAAAAVGGYTAVLAMANTSPVTDTAEAAERVAELGQRAGLVDVQPVGAVTKGLAGEELAELGLMARSRARVRVFSDDGRCVADARVMRRALEYVKAFGGVVSQHSQDPRLAGPDACCHEGELSGRLGLPGWPAVAEESIVARDVMLARHTGSRVHVAHASTAGTVEVLRWAKAQGIAVTAEVTPHHLVLTTDLLAGYDPTFKVNPPLRPAEDVEALREALADGTIDAVATDHAPHARHDKEHAFVDAAFGMLGLETALSVVSDVMVRSGRLDWAGVARVMSVSPARIAGLTGHGRPLAVGEPANLTLVDPDATVTIDRQASHSLSRNNPWHGRTLTGAVHGTVLRGRPTVLKGALA comes from the coding sequence GTCAGCGTGCCGGCCGACGCCGAGGTCATCGACGCCGACGGCCTGGTCGCCCTGCCCGGGCTGGTCGACCTGCACACGCACCTGCGCGAGCCCGGCCGCGAGGACGCCGAGACCATCGCCAGCGGCTCGGCCGCGGCGGCGGTCGGCGGCTACACCGCCGTGCTCGCCATGGCCAACACCTCGCCGGTCACCGACACCGCCGAGGCCGCCGAGCGGGTCGCCGAGCTCGGGCAGCGGGCCGGGCTGGTCGACGTGCAGCCGGTCGGTGCCGTCACCAAGGGCCTGGCCGGCGAGGAGCTCGCCGAGCTCGGCCTCATGGCCCGCAGCCGGGCCCGGGTGCGGGTCTTCTCCGACGACGGCCGCTGCGTGGCCGACGCCCGCGTGATGCGCCGCGCCCTGGAGTACGTCAAGGCCTTCGGCGGTGTCGTGTCCCAGCACTCCCAGGACCCGCGTCTGGCCGGCCCCGACGCCTGCTGCCACGAGGGTGAGCTCTCGGGCCGGCTCGGCCTGCCCGGCTGGCCCGCCGTCGCCGAGGAGAGCATCGTCGCGCGCGACGTGATGCTGGCCCGGCACACCGGCTCGCGCGTCCACGTCGCCCACGCCTCCACCGCCGGCACCGTCGAGGTGCTCCGCTGGGCCAAGGCGCAGGGCATCGCGGTGACCGCCGAGGTCACCCCGCACCACCTGGTGCTGACCACCGACCTGCTCGCCGGCTACGACCCGACGTTCAAGGTCAACCCGCCGCTGCGCCCGGCCGAGGACGTCGAGGCGCTGCGCGAGGCGCTGGCCGACGGCACCATCGACGCGGTTGCCACCGACCACGCCCCGCACGCCCGGCACGACAAGGAGCACGCCTTCGTCGACGCCGCCTTCGGGATGCTCGGCCTGGAGACCGCGCTGTCGGTCGTCAGCGACGTCATGGTGCGCTCCGGCCGGCTGGACTGGGCCGGGGTGGCCCGCGTCATGTCGGTCAGCCCGGCCCGCATCGCCGGCCTGACCGGCCACGGCCGACCGCTCGCCGTCGGCGAGCCGGCCAACCTCACCCTTGTCGACCCCGACGCCACGGTCACCATCGACCGGCAGGCGTCCCACTCGCTGTCCCGCAACAACCCCTGGCATGGTCGCACCCTCACCGGCGCGGTCCACGGCACGGTGCTGCGGGGCCGCCCCACGGTGCTGAAGGGAGCCCTGGCATGA